Proteins from a genomic interval of Osmia bicornis bicornis chromosome 11, iOsmBic2.1, whole genome shotgun sequence:
- the LOC114879412 gene encoding anillin isoform X2 has translation MDPFTQRMLERARARREKLDTQLSNAGHDVKKRRSPLKDANALLAQASVTKSKSPMKSPGKISIESVSPVKSPRKSVIKNNLNERNEDKNKENGKIGVHSVRSKLQRLGKLYSDDSSRELSSPIHRTEEKFTAEEEEVIEQKPVKRGARLDRLAALASTINNWEDDLSHPTLTKPVETKADKIQAKLNEQVKSASEPQPSTSGYSQGNRNSRGVDSKKEEVSCTKQLKWDKSTLKSLESQGFNRTKSNSRLVYDYKACSQEKNPDLSSSSPQRYQRNQESPRREERHDKRAEDSPKNNSKNCNTPEKTRNGMPSTSGSRLAPRFGYNGSPKSPGQSSPGSVLSKASLFESKNTETKAKDPTQMTLSERMALFERNKGEPPLLPKAPLTMSIPPKKLQEKDKNSSSPGVGNNGDSVVGKGQSKADIPSSAVYARREKFEQGLNTQELENNILRNTYLERQRELDMLRSRFNRNKEMAKAAAGSCIRTSESSEGKSNSPKNSPVCPVKPTPAPDHGAPPPPPPLPQTRESEAIQTPNQNKNSPMKRQGSPPKTQQVKVISDIKRIRVAPPKPGHLYPNLSEIDNTTETETDTEYTVNSTEAETATLDEKTDTETGTEAEYYIRDNETEVDSDEESGDLNTSLGRSILRVVNEHSFLNKKRSIEPDPDSTTSDISVLDEMDEYLDECLALQEANNMNMHTEEGPTPPKLNKGGKSPSTASTSFKYNEGASYRSPIKKVSPGTPKNGEPYIVDGDNCVPLLHTVSFYRRQQSQTPKTPVRIISRTQEVDTPPNVTQLDVKNEAILVQEKVKRLLDEVCKQQTIIGQASQALNLCTSTVEFNDSREQVEGERLLLVATHRRQAALNEVQRLKVEGTLRPVTPGSPEVQESGSLTVSAITLPLKRDHYRNMGRDTCLHFVCLMRHLENVVATPVVVAEPGDSCLRFPSTLKLNDLYNDFKITIEVYSLQTQAEILPHEIKYHINNGSGCSSNNNHCNKKLVNKTPKKFLKQDSRLVMPTVQSPAGPSAVRSPAFQLSGYVIFSLREIHRQQFTLNKVPSQSPLEGRLQMHVSCELSVTVEHRGFLTMFEDVSGFGAWHRRWCLLKGSTLSYWKYPDDEQKKTPIGSLDLQSVSTTNVGLVSRDICARPHTFLLEATRAAEPEDTDSLIMIRNGPTTTIRHLLSADTKEDRLEWCSKLNKTLNLIHAWGGTTVLS, from the exons ATGGACCCTTTCACTCAG AGAATGTTGGAGCGTGCTAGGGCAAGGAGAGAGAAATTAGATACTCAATTGTCAAATGCTGGCCATGATGTTAAAAAAAGACGCAGTCCTTTAAAGGATGCAAATGCACTTTTGGCTCAGGCTTCAG TTACTAAATCTAAAAGTCCAATGAAATCTCCTGGTAAAATATCAATAGAAAGCGTATCTCCAGTAAAATCACCTAGAAAATCTGTGATTAAGAACAATCTTAATGAAAGAaatgaagataaaaataaagagaatgGAAAGATTGGAGTCCACAGTGTAAGATCAAAGTTACAAAGGCTTGGCAAACTGTATTCTG atgACAGTAGTAGAGAACTCAGTTCACCTATTCATAGAACAGAGGAAAAGTTCACtgcggaagaagaagaagttaTTGAACAGAAACCAGTAAAAAGAGGAGCTAGGCTTGATAGATTAGCAGCTCTTGCTTCAACTATTAATAATTGGGAAGATGATCTTTCGCATCCGACCTTG ACTAAACCAGTGGAAACTAAAGCGGATAAGATACAAGCTAAATTAAATGAACAGGTGAAGAGTGCATCGGAACCCCAGCCAAGTACAAGCGGTTACAGTCAAGGAAATAGGAACAGCAGGGGAGTTGATTctaaaaaagaagaagtaaGTTGTACGAAACAACTTAAATGGGATAAGTCTACATTGAAATCATTA GAGTCTCAAGGCTTTAATCGTACAAAAAGCAATAGTCGCCTTGTATATGACTATAAGGCTTGTTCTCAGGAAAAAAATCCGGATTTGTCGAGTTCATCCCCGCAGCGTTATCAGCGTAATCAGGAATCTCCGCGTCGCGAAGAAAGACACGATAAAAGGGCAGAGGATTCTCCAAAGAATAACAGCAAAAATTGTAACACCCCGGAGAAAACGCGAAATGGAATGCCTAGCACAAGCGGCTCCAGACTGGCGCCTAGATTTGGATATAATGGCTCTCCTAAGAGTCCAGGCCAGTCTAGTCCAGGTTCAGTGTTAAGCAAAGCTTCGTTGTTTGAATCTAAAAATACTGAAACAAAAGCGAAAGATCCGACGCAAATGACGCTTTCCGAGAGGATGGCACTTTTTGAGAGAAATAAAGGAGAACCACCGTTACTACCGAAAGCACCACTTACTATGTCTATACCTCCAAAAAAGTTACAAGAAAAAGACAAGAATAGTTCATCACCAGGAGTTGGAAACAATGGAG ATTCTGTTGTAGGAAAGGGACAATCTAAAGCTGATATTCCTAGCAGTGCTGTGTATGCTCGTCgagaaaaatttgaacaagGTTTAAACACCCAAGAACTGGAGAATAATATTTTACGCAACACTTATTTGGAAAGGCAACGAGAATTGGATATGTTGCGTTCACGTTTCAATAGAAATAAGGAGATGGCAAAAGCAGCCGCCGGTTCCTGTATTAGGACAAGTGAAAGTAGCGAGGGAAAATCAAATTCGCCTAAAAATTCTCCAGTTTGTCCAGTAAAGCCAACACCAGCGCCT GATCATGGTGCCCCACCTCCTCCACCACCGCTTCCACAGACGCGTGAATCTGAAGCAATACAAACTCCAAATCAGAACAAAAATTCACCAATGAAAAGACAAG GCAGCCCTCCAAAAACACAGCAAGTGAAAGTAATCTCTGACATTAAACGCATCCGCGTTGCTCCGCCTAAACCTGGACATCTCTATCCTAATCTTTCTGAAATTGATAATACAACGGAAACGGAAACTGATACTGAATATACCGTCAATAGTACAGAAGCAGAAACTGCTACTTTAGATGAGAAAACTGACACTGAAACAGGGACAGAAGCCGAATACTATATACGA GACAATGAAACTGAAGTTGATAGCGACGAAGAGAGCGGAGACTTGAATACCAGCCTTGGTAGAAGTATTTTACGAGTAGTAAATGAACATTCTTTTCTAAATAAGAAG AGATCAATTGAACCAGATCCGGACAGTACCACATCCGATATTTCAGTACTGGATGAAATGGATGAATATTTAGACGAATGTCTTGCACTTCAAGAAgcaaataacatgaatatgcATACAGAAGAGGGACCGACGCCACCGAAGTTAAACAAAGGTGGTAAAAGTCCGTCCACTGCATCGACAAGCTTTAAATATAACGAAGG GGCATCGTATCGTTCACCTATAAAGAAAGTTTCTCCAGGAACTCCGAAAAATGGTGAACCTTATATCGTAGATGGCGATAATTGTGTACCATTATTGCACACCGTCAGTTTTTACAGACGACAACAGTCTCAA ACGCCTAAAACACCAGTACGTATAATATCGAGAACGCAAGAGGTTGATACCCCTCCTAATGTAACACAGCTTGATGTTAAAAACGAAGCTATTTTGGTACAAGAGAAAGTAAAAAGATTACTAGATGAAGTATGCAAGCAGCAAACAATTATCGGTCAAGCTAGCCAAGCATTAAACTTATGCACATCTACTGTCGAGTTCAATGATTCAAGGGAGCAAGTTGAAGGGGAAAGACTGTTACTCGTTGCTA CTCATAGACGGCAAGCTGCATTAAACGAAGTACAGCGATTGAAAGTAGAAGGTACATTGAGACCTGTTACACCTGGGTCACCGGAAGTACAAGAAAGTGGTTCTTTGACAGTTTCTGCTATCACTTTACCTCTTAAGCGAGATCATTACCGTAATATGGGCAGAG ATACGTGTCTTCATTTTGTTTGTTTAATGAGACATTTGGAAAACGTGGTTGCCACTCCGGTAGTTGTAGCAGAACCAGGCGATTCGTGTCTTCGATTTCCATCAACATTAAAACTGAACGATTTGTACaatgattttaaaattaccattgaAGTATACTCGCTTCAAACACAAGCGGAAATTTTGCCAcacgaaattaaatatcatattAACAATGGCAGTGGATGCAGTAGTAATAACAATCATTGCAATAAAAAG CTAGTGAATAAAACTCCAAAGAAATTCTTAAAACAAGATAGCCGTTTAGTGATGCCAACTGTTCAAAGTCCAGCAGGACCATCTGCTGTCAGATCTCccgcttttcaattatctgGTTACGTTATTTTTAGCCTGAGAGAAATACATCGTCAGCAATTTACATTAAACAAG GTACCATCGCAATCTCCTTTAGAAGGACGATTACAAATGCATGTTTCCTGTGAACTTTCAGTAACAGTTGAGCACAGAGGATTTCTTACAATGTTCGAGGATGTCTCTGGTTTTGGTGCTTGGCACCGTAGATGGTGTTTGTTGAAAGGTTCCACGTTATCATATTGGAAGTATCCTGATGATGAACAAAAGAAGACTCCTATTGGAAGCTTAGATTTACAGA GTGTTTCCACAACTAATGTAGGATTAGTTTCTCGAGATATTTGCGCTCGTCCTCATACCTTTTTATTGGAAGCAACAAGAGCAGCGGAACCTGAGGACACTGATAGTCTAATCATGATTAGGAATGGGCCTACAACAACAATTag GCATCTTTTATCAGCCGATACAAAGGAGGATAGATTAGAATGGTGTTCAAAACTTAATAAAACGTTAAATTTAATACATGCCTGGGGCGGAACTACGGTATTGTCGTAA
- the LOC114879412 gene encoding anillin isoform X3, with translation MDPFTQRMLERARARREKLDTQLSNAGHDVKKRRSPLKDANALLAQASVTKSKSPMKSPGKISIESVSPVKSPRKSVIKNNLNERNEDKNKENGKIGVHSVRSKLQRLGKLYSDDSSRELSSPIHRTEEKFTAEEEEVIEQKPVKRGARLDRLAALASTINNWEDDLSHPTLTKPVETKADKIQAKLNEQVKSASEPQPSTSGYSQGNRNSRGVDSKKEEVSCTKQLKWDKSTLKSLESQGFNRTKSNSRLVYDYKACSQEKNPDLSSSSPQRYQRNQESPRREERHDKRAEDSPKNNSKNCNTPEKTRNGMPSTSGSRLAPRFGYNGSPKSPGQSSPGSVLSKASLFESKNTETKAKDPTQMTLSERMALFERNKGEPPLLPKAPLTMSIPPKKLQEKDKNSSSPGVGNNGGKGQSKADIPSSAVYARREKFEQGLNTQELENNILRNTYLERQRELDMLRSRFNRNKEMAKAAAGSCIRTSESSEGKSNSPKNSPVCPVKPTPAPDHGAPPPPPPLPQTRESEAIQTPNQNKNSPMKRQVVGSPPKTQQVKVISDIKRIRVAPPKPGHLYPNLSEIDNTTETETDTEYTVNSTEAETATLDEKTDTETGTEAEYYIRDNETEVDSDEESGDLNTSLGRSILRVVNEHSFLNKKRSIEPDPDSTTSDISVLDEMDEYLDECLALQEANNMNMHTEEGPTPPKLNKGGKSPSTASTSFKYNEGASYRSPIKKVSPGTPKNGEPYIVDGDNCVPLLHTVSFYRRQQSQTPKTPVRIISRTQEVDTPPNVTQLDVKNEAILVQEKVKRLLDEVCKQQTIIGQASQALNLCTSTVEFNDSREQVEGERLLLVATHRRQAALNEVQRLKVEGTLRPVTPGSPEVQESGSLTVSAITLPLKRDHYRNMGRDTCLHFVCLMRHLENVVATPVVVAEPGDSCLRFPSTLKLNDLYNDFKITIEVYSLQTQAEILPHEIKYHINNGSGCSSNNNHCNKKLVNKTPKKFLKQDSRLVMPTVQSPAGPSAVRSPAFQLSGYVIFSLREIHRQQFTLNKVPSQSPLEGRLQMHVSCELSVTVEHRGFLTMFEDVSGFGAWHRRWCLLKGSTLSYWKYPDDEQKKTPIGSLDLQSVSTTNVGLVSRDICARPHTFLLEATRAAEPEDTDSLIMIRNGPTTTIRHLLSADTKEDRLEWCSKLNKTLNLIHAWGGTTVLS, from the exons ATGGACCCTTTCACTCAG AGAATGTTGGAGCGTGCTAGGGCAAGGAGAGAGAAATTAGATACTCAATTGTCAAATGCTGGCCATGATGTTAAAAAAAGACGCAGTCCTTTAAAGGATGCAAATGCACTTTTGGCTCAGGCTTCAG TTACTAAATCTAAAAGTCCAATGAAATCTCCTGGTAAAATATCAATAGAAAGCGTATCTCCAGTAAAATCACCTAGAAAATCTGTGATTAAGAACAATCTTAATGAAAGAaatgaagataaaaataaagagaatgGAAAGATTGGAGTCCACAGTGTAAGATCAAAGTTACAAAGGCTTGGCAAACTGTATTCTG atgACAGTAGTAGAGAACTCAGTTCACCTATTCATAGAACAGAGGAAAAGTTCACtgcggaagaagaagaagttaTTGAACAGAAACCAGTAAAAAGAGGAGCTAGGCTTGATAGATTAGCAGCTCTTGCTTCAACTATTAATAATTGGGAAGATGATCTTTCGCATCCGACCTTG ACTAAACCAGTGGAAACTAAAGCGGATAAGATACAAGCTAAATTAAATGAACAGGTGAAGAGTGCATCGGAACCCCAGCCAAGTACAAGCGGTTACAGTCAAGGAAATAGGAACAGCAGGGGAGTTGATTctaaaaaagaagaagtaaGTTGTACGAAACAACTTAAATGGGATAAGTCTACATTGAAATCATTA GAGTCTCAAGGCTTTAATCGTACAAAAAGCAATAGTCGCCTTGTATATGACTATAAGGCTTGTTCTCAGGAAAAAAATCCGGATTTGTCGAGTTCATCCCCGCAGCGTTATCAGCGTAATCAGGAATCTCCGCGTCGCGAAGAAAGACACGATAAAAGGGCAGAGGATTCTCCAAAGAATAACAGCAAAAATTGTAACACCCCGGAGAAAACGCGAAATGGAATGCCTAGCACAAGCGGCTCCAGACTGGCGCCTAGATTTGGATATAATGGCTCTCCTAAGAGTCCAGGCCAGTCTAGTCCAGGTTCAGTGTTAAGCAAAGCTTCGTTGTTTGAATCTAAAAATACTGAAACAAAAGCGAAAGATCCGACGCAAATGACGCTTTCCGAGAGGATGGCACTTTTTGAGAGAAATAAAGGAGAACCACCGTTACTACCGAAAGCACCACTTACTATGTCTATACCTCCAAAAAAGTTACAAGAAAAAGACAAGAATAGTTCATCACCAGGAGTTGGAAACAATGGAG GAAAGGGACAATCTAAAGCTGATATTCCTAGCAGTGCTGTGTATGCTCGTCgagaaaaatttgaacaagGTTTAAACACCCAAGAACTGGAGAATAATATTTTACGCAACACTTATTTGGAAAGGCAACGAGAATTGGATATGTTGCGTTCACGTTTCAATAGAAATAAGGAGATGGCAAAAGCAGCCGCCGGTTCCTGTATTAGGACAAGTGAAAGTAGCGAGGGAAAATCAAATTCGCCTAAAAATTCTCCAGTTTGTCCAGTAAAGCCAACACCAGCGCCT GATCATGGTGCCCCACCTCCTCCACCACCGCTTCCACAGACGCGTGAATCTGAAGCAATACAAACTCCAAATCAGAACAAAAATTCACCAATGAAAAGACAAG TTGTAGGCAGCCCTCCAAAAACACAGCAAGTGAAAGTAATCTCTGACATTAAACGCATCCGCGTTGCTCCGCCTAAACCTGGACATCTCTATCCTAATCTTTCTGAAATTGATAATACAACGGAAACGGAAACTGATACTGAATATACCGTCAATAGTACAGAAGCAGAAACTGCTACTTTAGATGAGAAAACTGACACTGAAACAGGGACAGAAGCCGAATACTATATACGA GACAATGAAACTGAAGTTGATAGCGACGAAGAGAGCGGAGACTTGAATACCAGCCTTGGTAGAAGTATTTTACGAGTAGTAAATGAACATTCTTTTCTAAATAAGAAG AGATCAATTGAACCAGATCCGGACAGTACCACATCCGATATTTCAGTACTGGATGAAATGGATGAATATTTAGACGAATGTCTTGCACTTCAAGAAgcaaataacatgaatatgcATACAGAAGAGGGACCGACGCCACCGAAGTTAAACAAAGGTGGTAAAAGTCCGTCCACTGCATCGACAAGCTTTAAATATAACGAAGG GGCATCGTATCGTTCACCTATAAAGAAAGTTTCTCCAGGAACTCCGAAAAATGGTGAACCTTATATCGTAGATGGCGATAATTGTGTACCATTATTGCACACCGTCAGTTTTTACAGACGACAACAGTCTCAA ACGCCTAAAACACCAGTACGTATAATATCGAGAACGCAAGAGGTTGATACCCCTCCTAATGTAACACAGCTTGATGTTAAAAACGAAGCTATTTTGGTACAAGAGAAAGTAAAAAGATTACTAGATGAAGTATGCAAGCAGCAAACAATTATCGGTCAAGCTAGCCAAGCATTAAACTTATGCACATCTACTGTCGAGTTCAATGATTCAAGGGAGCAAGTTGAAGGGGAAAGACTGTTACTCGTTGCTA CTCATAGACGGCAAGCTGCATTAAACGAAGTACAGCGATTGAAAGTAGAAGGTACATTGAGACCTGTTACACCTGGGTCACCGGAAGTACAAGAAAGTGGTTCTTTGACAGTTTCTGCTATCACTTTACCTCTTAAGCGAGATCATTACCGTAATATGGGCAGAG ATACGTGTCTTCATTTTGTTTGTTTAATGAGACATTTGGAAAACGTGGTTGCCACTCCGGTAGTTGTAGCAGAACCAGGCGATTCGTGTCTTCGATTTCCATCAACATTAAAACTGAACGATTTGTACaatgattttaaaattaccattgaAGTATACTCGCTTCAAACACAAGCGGAAATTTTGCCAcacgaaattaaatatcatattAACAATGGCAGTGGATGCAGTAGTAATAACAATCATTGCAATAAAAAG CTAGTGAATAAAACTCCAAAGAAATTCTTAAAACAAGATAGCCGTTTAGTGATGCCAACTGTTCAAAGTCCAGCAGGACCATCTGCTGTCAGATCTCccgcttttcaattatctgGTTACGTTATTTTTAGCCTGAGAGAAATACATCGTCAGCAATTTACATTAAACAAG GTACCATCGCAATCTCCTTTAGAAGGACGATTACAAATGCATGTTTCCTGTGAACTTTCAGTAACAGTTGAGCACAGAGGATTTCTTACAATGTTCGAGGATGTCTCTGGTTTTGGTGCTTGGCACCGTAGATGGTGTTTGTTGAAAGGTTCCACGTTATCATATTGGAAGTATCCTGATGATGAACAAAAGAAGACTCCTATTGGAAGCTTAGATTTACAGA GTGTTTCCACAACTAATGTAGGATTAGTTTCTCGAGATATTTGCGCTCGTCCTCATACCTTTTTATTGGAAGCAACAAGAGCAGCGGAACCTGAGGACACTGATAGTCTAATCATGATTAGGAATGGGCCTACAACAACAATTag GCATCTTTTATCAGCCGATACAAAGGAGGATAGATTAGAATGGTGTTCAAAACTTAATAAAACGTTAAATTTAATACATGCCTGGGGCGGAACTACGGTATTGTCGTAA
- the LOC114879412 gene encoding anillin isoform X1 encodes MDPFTQRMLERARARREKLDTQLSNAGHDVKKRRSPLKDANALLAQASVTKSKSPMKSPGKISIESVSPVKSPRKSVIKNNLNERNEDKNKENGKIGVHSVRSKLQRLGKLYSDDSSRELSSPIHRTEEKFTAEEEEVIEQKPVKRGARLDRLAALASTINNWEDDLSHPTLTKPVETKADKIQAKLNEQVKSASEPQPSTSGYSQGNRNSRGVDSKKEEVSCTKQLKWDKSTLKSLESQGFNRTKSNSRLVYDYKACSQEKNPDLSSSSPQRYQRNQESPRREERHDKRAEDSPKNNSKNCNTPEKTRNGMPSTSGSRLAPRFGYNGSPKSPGQSSPGSVLSKASLFESKNTETKAKDPTQMTLSERMALFERNKGEPPLLPKAPLTMSIPPKKLQEKDKNSSSPGVGNNGDSVVGKGQSKADIPSSAVYARREKFEQGLNTQELENNILRNTYLERQRELDMLRSRFNRNKEMAKAAAGSCIRTSESSEGKSNSPKNSPVCPVKPTPAPDHGAPPPPPPLPQTRESEAIQTPNQNKNSPMKRQVVGSPPKTQQVKVISDIKRIRVAPPKPGHLYPNLSEIDNTTETETDTEYTVNSTEAETATLDEKTDTETGTEAEYYIRDNETEVDSDEESGDLNTSLGRSILRVVNEHSFLNKKRSIEPDPDSTTSDISVLDEMDEYLDECLALQEANNMNMHTEEGPTPPKLNKGGKSPSTASTSFKYNEGASYRSPIKKVSPGTPKNGEPYIVDGDNCVPLLHTVSFYRRQQSQTPKTPVRIISRTQEVDTPPNVTQLDVKNEAILVQEKVKRLLDEVCKQQTIIGQASQALNLCTSTVEFNDSREQVEGERLLLVATHRRQAALNEVQRLKVEGTLRPVTPGSPEVQESGSLTVSAITLPLKRDHYRNMGRDTCLHFVCLMRHLENVVATPVVVAEPGDSCLRFPSTLKLNDLYNDFKITIEVYSLQTQAEILPHEIKYHINNGSGCSSNNNHCNKKLVNKTPKKFLKQDSRLVMPTVQSPAGPSAVRSPAFQLSGYVIFSLREIHRQQFTLNKVPSQSPLEGRLQMHVSCELSVTVEHRGFLTMFEDVSGFGAWHRRWCLLKGSTLSYWKYPDDEQKKTPIGSLDLQSVSTTNVGLVSRDICARPHTFLLEATRAAEPEDTDSLIMIRNGPTTTIRHLLSADTKEDRLEWCSKLNKTLNLIHAWGGTTVLS; translated from the exons ATGGACCCTTTCACTCAG AGAATGTTGGAGCGTGCTAGGGCAAGGAGAGAGAAATTAGATACTCAATTGTCAAATGCTGGCCATGATGTTAAAAAAAGACGCAGTCCTTTAAAGGATGCAAATGCACTTTTGGCTCAGGCTTCAG TTACTAAATCTAAAAGTCCAATGAAATCTCCTGGTAAAATATCAATAGAAAGCGTATCTCCAGTAAAATCACCTAGAAAATCTGTGATTAAGAACAATCTTAATGAAAGAaatgaagataaaaataaagagaatgGAAAGATTGGAGTCCACAGTGTAAGATCAAAGTTACAAAGGCTTGGCAAACTGTATTCTG atgACAGTAGTAGAGAACTCAGTTCACCTATTCATAGAACAGAGGAAAAGTTCACtgcggaagaagaagaagttaTTGAACAGAAACCAGTAAAAAGAGGAGCTAGGCTTGATAGATTAGCAGCTCTTGCTTCAACTATTAATAATTGGGAAGATGATCTTTCGCATCCGACCTTG ACTAAACCAGTGGAAACTAAAGCGGATAAGATACAAGCTAAATTAAATGAACAGGTGAAGAGTGCATCGGAACCCCAGCCAAGTACAAGCGGTTACAGTCAAGGAAATAGGAACAGCAGGGGAGTTGATTctaaaaaagaagaagtaaGTTGTACGAAACAACTTAAATGGGATAAGTCTACATTGAAATCATTA GAGTCTCAAGGCTTTAATCGTACAAAAAGCAATAGTCGCCTTGTATATGACTATAAGGCTTGTTCTCAGGAAAAAAATCCGGATTTGTCGAGTTCATCCCCGCAGCGTTATCAGCGTAATCAGGAATCTCCGCGTCGCGAAGAAAGACACGATAAAAGGGCAGAGGATTCTCCAAAGAATAACAGCAAAAATTGTAACACCCCGGAGAAAACGCGAAATGGAATGCCTAGCACAAGCGGCTCCAGACTGGCGCCTAGATTTGGATATAATGGCTCTCCTAAGAGTCCAGGCCAGTCTAGTCCAGGTTCAGTGTTAAGCAAAGCTTCGTTGTTTGAATCTAAAAATACTGAAACAAAAGCGAAAGATCCGACGCAAATGACGCTTTCCGAGAGGATGGCACTTTTTGAGAGAAATAAAGGAGAACCACCGTTACTACCGAAAGCACCACTTACTATGTCTATACCTCCAAAAAAGTTACAAGAAAAAGACAAGAATAGTTCATCACCAGGAGTTGGAAACAATGGAG ATTCTGTTGTAGGAAAGGGACAATCTAAAGCTGATATTCCTAGCAGTGCTGTGTATGCTCGTCgagaaaaatttgaacaagGTTTAAACACCCAAGAACTGGAGAATAATATTTTACGCAACACTTATTTGGAAAGGCAACGAGAATTGGATATGTTGCGTTCACGTTTCAATAGAAATAAGGAGATGGCAAAAGCAGCCGCCGGTTCCTGTATTAGGACAAGTGAAAGTAGCGAGGGAAAATCAAATTCGCCTAAAAATTCTCCAGTTTGTCCAGTAAAGCCAACACCAGCGCCT GATCATGGTGCCCCACCTCCTCCACCACCGCTTCCACAGACGCGTGAATCTGAAGCAATACAAACTCCAAATCAGAACAAAAATTCACCAATGAAAAGACAAG TTGTAGGCAGCCCTCCAAAAACACAGCAAGTGAAAGTAATCTCTGACATTAAACGCATCCGCGTTGCTCCGCCTAAACCTGGACATCTCTATCCTAATCTTTCTGAAATTGATAATACAACGGAAACGGAAACTGATACTGAATATACCGTCAATAGTACAGAAGCAGAAACTGCTACTTTAGATGAGAAAACTGACACTGAAACAGGGACAGAAGCCGAATACTATATACGA GACAATGAAACTGAAGTTGATAGCGACGAAGAGAGCGGAGACTTGAATACCAGCCTTGGTAGAAGTATTTTACGAGTAGTAAATGAACATTCTTTTCTAAATAAGAAG AGATCAATTGAACCAGATCCGGACAGTACCACATCCGATATTTCAGTACTGGATGAAATGGATGAATATTTAGACGAATGTCTTGCACTTCAAGAAgcaaataacatgaatatgcATACAGAAGAGGGACCGACGCCACCGAAGTTAAACAAAGGTGGTAAAAGTCCGTCCACTGCATCGACAAGCTTTAAATATAACGAAGG GGCATCGTATCGTTCACCTATAAAGAAAGTTTCTCCAGGAACTCCGAAAAATGGTGAACCTTATATCGTAGATGGCGATAATTGTGTACCATTATTGCACACCGTCAGTTTTTACAGACGACAACAGTCTCAA ACGCCTAAAACACCAGTACGTATAATATCGAGAACGCAAGAGGTTGATACCCCTCCTAATGTAACACAGCTTGATGTTAAAAACGAAGCTATTTTGGTACAAGAGAAAGTAAAAAGATTACTAGATGAAGTATGCAAGCAGCAAACAATTATCGGTCAAGCTAGCCAAGCATTAAACTTATGCACATCTACTGTCGAGTTCAATGATTCAAGGGAGCAAGTTGAAGGGGAAAGACTGTTACTCGTTGCTA CTCATAGACGGCAAGCTGCATTAAACGAAGTACAGCGATTGAAAGTAGAAGGTACATTGAGACCTGTTACACCTGGGTCACCGGAAGTACAAGAAAGTGGTTCTTTGACAGTTTCTGCTATCACTTTACCTCTTAAGCGAGATCATTACCGTAATATGGGCAGAG ATACGTGTCTTCATTTTGTTTGTTTAATGAGACATTTGGAAAACGTGGTTGCCACTCCGGTAGTTGTAGCAGAACCAGGCGATTCGTGTCTTCGATTTCCATCAACATTAAAACTGAACGATTTGTACaatgattttaaaattaccattgaAGTATACTCGCTTCAAACACAAGCGGAAATTTTGCCAcacgaaattaaatatcatattAACAATGGCAGTGGATGCAGTAGTAATAACAATCATTGCAATAAAAAG CTAGTGAATAAAACTCCAAAGAAATTCTTAAAACAAGATAGCCGTTTAGTGATGCCAACTGTTCAAAGTCCAGCAGGACCATCTGCTGTCAGATCTCccgcttttcaattatctgGTTACGTTATTTTTAGCCTGAGAGAAATACATCGTCAGCAATTTACATTAAACAAG GTACCATCGCAATCTCCTTTAGAAGGACGATTACAAATGCATGTTTCCTGTGAACTTTCAGTAACAGTTGAGCACAGAGGATTTCTTACAATGTTCGAGGATGTCTCTGGTTTTGGTGCTTGGCACCGTAGATGGTGTTTGTTGAAAGGTTCCACGTTATCATATTGGAAGTATCCTGATGATGAACAAAAGAAGACTCCTATTGGAAGCTTAGATTTACAGA GTGTTTCCACAACTAATGTAGGATTAGTTTCTCGAGATATTTGCGCTCGTCCTCATACCTTTTTATTGGAAGCAACAAGAGCAGCGGAACCTGAGGACACTGATAGTCTAATCATGATTAGGAATGGGCCTACAACAACAATTag GCATCTTTTATCAGCCGATACAAAGGAGGATAGATTAGAATGGTGTTCAAAACTTAATAAAACGTTAAATTTAATACATGCCTGGGGCGGAACTACGGTATTGTCGTAA